The genomic window CTGCGCTGGCGGCAAAGGTGGAAGGATTGTCGATCACCTCTTGGTTTACACTCAAACTGTTGGCGTCGGAGCCGGTAAAAAATGTGTTGATTCCCAGGGAGGCTAAAATCCCGCTGGTGTCGTTGGCAAAGGCAATTTGCTCGTCGGGCGAGCTGCTTTGAATGGAAAGCCGCCGATCAGGCGTAATGGTTGCCTTAACCCCGCTGACGGCATTCAATTGATTTACCAAATCGGTGAGCGACGTGTCGCTTCCCAAGCCGTTCAAATCCAGGCGGATGGTGCTGGTTTGCGTCAATTGCGTGGAGGGATCATAAACTTGGATGTCGAACTGCCCGTTCCCCGGCGTGAAATTCAAGCCGGCTGCATCCAAGGGCGCATTGACGTCGTCGACCGCCAAAGTGCTTGTTACCGAGGAGTAGCCCTGCAAGCCTTGTCCGGAACTGTAAATTTTGTTGAATTCGAATGCCAGCGTGCCTGCGAAATGATTCAGTTGGTCCAGAAATCCGCCCAGCACCGTATCGCGCGAATTGATGAGCCCAGCCACTTCGCCGCTAGTGATTTGCAGCGGCGCGTTATTGCCCGCCAGCACGAGAGAATTTGTCGTGAGGCCGCGATTCGTCGATTGCGAGACGGCAACACTGCGGGCTGTGCCTTCGAGCACGAGAAACTGGCCGCCGGAAAATACGGAAACGGTGCCGTCGCTTTGCGACTGCGTGGTGACGTTCATCAATTGCGACAATTGCGAAAGTGCATTGTCGCGCTGATCGGCCAGCCCCACCGCATCGCTCTGCGATGTTCCACCCCCCTCGGCTGACTCGATCTGAATATTAAGCTTCCCAATTTGCGAAAGCAGAGAATTGATGCTGCCGGCATCTTGTGCCACCTGGTCGTTCAAGTCGGAGCGGAGCTGATTGGTTTGCGAGGCCAGTTGATTGATATCTTGTGTTACCGTTTGGCCCTTAAGCACTGCCAGGTTGCGGACCGAGTCGCTTTCCGGCTGATTCAAAACGTCGGAAATGCTGGAGAAAAAATCGTCCAAGGAGCTGCTTAGCCCGTTGGTGCCCAATTCGTTCAGCAAACTTTCTAATTGCGTATATGTCTGCTGCGTTAGTTGCGTGCTGGTGCTGTCGCTGGTGGCGCTATTTAGCCGTTGTTGCAGGAATTGATCAACCTGCCGTGTCACCCCCTGCACTTCCACGCCTGTGCCTAGGAGTACGCTTCCCAATTGCTGCGTGGGCCCCGGGGCGAATTGCACTTCTTCGCGCGCGTAATTCGGAGAGTTGGCGTTGGCAATATTCTGCCCGACCACTTGCAGGCCGATTTGTGCAGCCTGCAAGGCGCCGCTGGCCACCTGGATGGAACTGAAAAGCGACATATTTCAAGCAGTCCCTGGCAACGCGCTCTACGGACGGTAGATGGAGGTAAACGCGGCAATATCGCCGTAATACGGGCCCAATTGCCGTGCGATATTACCATCGCTGGCCAATAACGTCGGCAATCTCTGCGCGGTCCGCCAAGATTAGCCGAACGGTTCAGGCTTCCTGGTCTACCATGTAACCGGTGGAATCGACGGCAGCGCCTTTTCCATATGTCGGACGGAGACGCCCCCCGGTCGCGATAATCTCCAGCATCTGAGAAAGATGAATTAAGGTGCGCTGATTTAGCGCCCAATTTGCCAGGCTGTGATGTTGGAGCAGGCGAGATCGACTAGCCGCTTCACGAATTTGAGGTGTCCAATGCTGTCGTTGCTGTGCTGGCAAAGCCGCCGTGAACTCCGTCAAGGAGCCATGTGGCAAGCCCTGCTCGTTGGCTTGTTCCAGCAGTTCGGCTCGAAGTTGATGACAGGCTTGCAATCGATCGATCAAGGCTTGCTCGCGTGGTTGCAATTGCGCTAATTCCATTGGCTTGGCTTTAATTAGCAACGCTCGCTTTTGGCTAATTACTTCCAACAGCTCGCGCTGCACTTCGGAGAGCTCAGACAATAGCATTCCAAGTTGCGAATCAAAAGCATCTGCTTCTGGCGATGGAGTATCCATGAATTTCCAAGGGGCATTTAGTTCTGCGCGAAAGCTTGATTGATTATAAAATTACGAACTGGCAACAGGCCG from Pirellulales bacterium includes these protein-coding regions:
- the flgK gene encoding flagellar hook-associated protein FlgK, translating into MSLFSSIQVASGALQAAQIGLQVVGQNIANANSPNYAREEVQFAPGPTQQLGSVLLGTGVEVQGVTRQVDQFLQQRLNSATSDSTSTQLTQQTYTQLESLLNELGTNGLSSSLDDFFSSISDVLNQPESDSVRNLAVLKGQTVTQDINQLASQTNQLRSDLNDQVAQDAGSINSLLSQIGKLNIQIESAEGGGTSQSDAVGLADQRDNALSQLSQLMNVTTQSQSDGTVSVFSGGQFLVLEGTARSVAVSQSTNRGLTTNSLVLAGNNAPLQITSGEVAGLINSRDTVLGGFLDQLNHFAGTLAFEFNKIYSSGQGLQGYSSVTSTLAVDDVNAPLDAAGLNFTPGNGQFDIQVYDPSTQLTQTSTIRLDLNGLGSDTSLTDLVNQLNAVSGVKATITPDRRLSIQSSSPDEQIAFANDTSGILASLGINTFFTGSDANSLSVNQEVIDNPSTFAASAGGVGADTNVAVQLAGFNDLPLPSQSGATLSQMYDRVASDVSQGSAVAQNLADSAQTFQQSLNTQNLAISGVSIDDETVKMMEYQRAYQASAEYISTINSLLQTLVNL
- the flgN gene encoding flagellar export chaperone FlgN, coding for MDTPSPEADAFDSQLGMLLSELSEVQRELLEVISQKRALLIKAKPMELAQLQPREQALIDRLQACHQLRAELLEQANEQGLPHGSLTEFTAALPAQQRQHWTPQIREAASRSRLLQHHSLANWALNQRTLIHLSQMLEIIATGGRLRPTYGKGAAVDSTGYMVDQEA